The nucleotide sequence gtcggcaggaactgggaccgaacaatgggtgctcaccctgtcgcagggatttgaaccatcgaccttctgatcggcaagccctaggctctgtggtttagacaacagcgtcacctgcatccctatgtggtttataatatataacaaattcaattaaaacacacacacacacacacacacacacacatactccttTTCCTTTCACACAGTGTTTGAGCCTTAGTGCAACATACTATTCAGTAACTGGATGTTGGTTACCTCTGGGCCTGGCCTGCAAAAAATTTGCCTTATGCTTTGCCCCGGCTGTCCTCAAGTAGAGATGGAAAGGCCTGGGAAGAAACcggagaaattggggggggggacaggtccattccccccccccgttttcccctAAAGCCATTTTTTAGAAGTCCATGAGAAAAATGACGTAAGAGGAAGAGCCAGAAGAAATGGAAAACGATAGCAGTAGATCAGAAAGTGAGATAGAATAAACTGCATGTATATGTTGTGTCttctggtttggtttggtttggtttggttttttttaaaacactacTCAAAGGGTAGACGTTCTATGGAGCTTAAATATTGAGGTGGACCTTAACTTTATTTGCTGTTGGTGCTAAGGGGcaaatctgattattttttatgttgatggtttcttgcttttttttttgcttttgagggAAAGGGGGTGGTTACCTGTTTTATTGCAAGCATAATACTTTTATCTACACTGTGTTTCACGCAGGTTTTTCAACGGGGGGGACGACGTTTTTTCCtcatggcttcaaaatttccagaaattttacatctctacacCCGACAATTCTCTAACAATcaacattttatttcttcctcaAGCAGGAAAATTTACTGCAAGAAATCAGGGAAACTGGTCAGAGGTTGAAGTTTGATCTTTGCTTTACCCAGATTATACTGTATAGCAATACAGGTCAGACATGCGAGGAACTCAGTGGTATGATCCAACTGTTACCGAAACTGCAAAAGATAGGTGTTTTCACACCTGAGAAGGGACATGGgaaggggttaatttccttcatggGCATAAATCACTCTGTGGATAAGAATCAGAGGTGCAAGAACAGCCAAGTCAGTTGCTATGGTAACAATCCAGTGCCTTGGCTGTATAAAGGGATTAATGTATGTCAGCTCAGTAGTGTCTGCTGTTACGTCTTGAATTGCTGAACATAAGAGCAACGGATATACTTTGTACTGGTATGTGCCACTGCATATTTGTATCTGCAGAACcctatgaatttatttttatgtcCAGAACTGTTTTGCTGATCTTTATCTTCTGCAGcagtggcgccgtgggttaaaacacagaccctagggcttgctgatcagaaggtcggcggttcaaatccccacgatggggtgagctcctgttgctcggtccctgctcctgccaacctagcagttcaaaagcatgaagtgcaagtagataaataggtaccgctctggtggaaggtaaacggcgtttctgtgtgctgctctggttcgccagaagcggcttagtcatgctggccacatgacccggaagctgtacgctggctccctcggccaggaaagcgagatgtgcgccgcaaccccagagtcatccgcgactggacctaacggtcaagggtccctttacctttacctatcttctGCAGCAGTAAACCATCAGAATGTTTTTCAGCTTCTGTGTGGCAACTGGTACCGTAAGCAACTTTCACTGCATGGGTatcttgttagagatttcagagttgcctacgtgcagaaatgcagctgtcttatctccaagcaattaagcaattagctagttggcagaaagcccagatctgctctctctcagacccttagcaacagcctgtgattggtcagtggagttcctaaagactcagctctgtgtgagagctgtgtggttagtgtgtggtgcaggtgttgatGTGGAAAGTGGtcagtgcagagagagagacagagagaggaaaagattttatgttttgtttcttttattttgtaaagtctgtaaatagtaacttatggatactagttgcttcaatcaataaatactgtatatagttatccagtgagttgctgagttcctgcgttgagctgtctagtcaatttcacaacagccagaagcttccagaaaagtctgcgtctaactctgcagtgtccaggaatacgttatactcctgacactaaatcttaagatatcTCACCTGAGACTCCTAACAAGCTAGCTAGCTTCAAAAATAAACAACCTGAGGCGAGCGACGTCCAtaactcctcctgctgctcctttctGAGGCATAGTTGTTAGGATTTTGGACAAACGTATTCCTTCTGCTCTGTGTGCAAGTGGAGGACCATGTCGGTTCGTGAACAGGAGGATGTGCAGCAAAACCCAAGCAGAGAACTTGCAGAAGCCAAAACCCCAGGCTTCAGCCTCTTTCAAAGTTACAGGACACAAGCCCACTGACTGGGACAACAAGTTGTTGCTATGGACGGGCCGTTTCAAGAAAGCAGAAGATATACCAGAAACAGTGTCATTTGAGATTGTTGATGCAGCAAGGAATAAGATGCATGTGAGGATCAGCTACGTAATGATTGCCTTGACAATCATGGGCTGCATAATGATGGTCATTCTGGGCGCGAGGCACGAATCCCTGACGAGCCAGAACCTGGAGAAAAAAGCTCGCTGGAGAGAGGAGGCTGCTCAGAGTGTCTATGCCAAACCATAGTCAAGTGGAAGGACAATACTTCAGAAGGCACGAGATGTATTGTTATACCTTTTAattatagaggaggaggaggggcttgaGGAAATGCATATTCATTAGTGAAGGGGTGTTTTCGAGCTTccagaaaataaaattattttgtttttttgttgttgttttttattaaaaatttataagattttccaattaaggaacaaatcattacatggttaaacttttcataaTCGTGGAGAAATTGAGCACTCCTTCTGCCAGCAGCCACTACTTCTCGCTGAAGAGGTAGTGGTAATCCACAATACCCAGCCTTCAACCCCACTAGCTCCATCAGCCTTTATGAGGGCTTACAGGAGAGTAGGGGAGGCTCTAGGGGTATCCGCAGGATCCATGCCTCCAGAACGCCCTTCAGGGGGTCGCAGCGCAgttgcaactccccctcccccgacTGTGCAGCTCGGCGCCCAACCGGAAGtcctaaataaaattattttgtggtaatcctaaaaaaaaaaaaaaaaaccgactCAAATCTCAAAAGGCGAAAAGGTTTCTGTCAACAATCTAGGCACAGCCTGGGATTTATAACCCAATGCTGGAGAGAAGTTGGGAAGAGAGACTCCTCCTCTCCAGTAGCAGAGTATACTGTATCACAATGGCAATTTCTCCCAAGCACATTAAAACTCAGTTTGTTTTACAGTTACTGTAAAGGTTTTTTCCTCATGGCTTCAAAAATTCCAGTAAAGGTTTATAAACTTGTGCATGATGTGAAGAAAGTAGATGGAGAGAAATTCTTCTCCCTTTTTTGTGATACTAGGGTGTGTTTTTCATTCGCCACTGAAATGAAAGTGCAGCAACTTTCCCTCATGTAACCCTTGCTACTCTTTCCCCACTTTCCTGATCCCCTTTCTTCTCTTCTGTCCTATATTCTCAATGTTTAGCTTGTAAGCTCCTCGGGGCACaaatctttcctcctcccccctgccctgcccctgacACATTTGCATATACACTGCTTACATTGCTCTGTAAAGTGCTTTGCATAGAAGGGGCacggctcagtggcagagcatctcttttgcacacacaaggtcccaggttcag is from Lacerta agilis isolate rLacAgi1 chromosome 2, rLacAgi1.pri, whole genome shotgun sequence and encodes:
- the LOC117042435 gene encoding protein FAM162A-like; this translates as MCSKTQAENLQKPKPQASASFKVTGHKPTDWDNKLLLWTGRFKKAEDIPETVSFEIVDAARNKMHVRISYVMIALTIMGCIMMVILGARHESLTSQNLEKKARWREEAAQSVYAKP